A stretch of Fusarium poae strain DAOMC 252244 chromosome 2, whole genome shotgun sequence DNA encodes these proteins:
- a CDS encoding hypothetical protein (SECRETED:SignalP(1-17)~CAZy:GH105), producing the protein MKATFFTLGVFASTALAAGTTLPQGWFTFQPNEKIKHTQFKGKPRYLTWMADSQIQHGVEPTLAYTVSAFYSGILLAYERTRDKKYFDYVKRGADILLYPEHDGTVLMYNNSNSIDDIRIGHTFLDIYNVTGEDIYKKAATNMRKQIDRTGRTPGGGFYHRYPAYIDQMWLDGFYMLDVFYARWTYEFEPDNTTAWDDIALQFDLIDAATRSSKRTKGLPVHGFDASKTQVWADPETGAAPHVWSRGVGWYMMSLVDTLDYFPEKHEGRKRLLTYLRTLADALVASQDKNTKGWWLVMDPGMEGKSGNYIESSGTAMFVNGLFKAIRKGYIKGDKYLEAALTGYDLMTSTFAQPRPHDGALAWEWTVQTGSLSSNGTFEYYASMPLFENDLKGVAPFLFSSYEFVFEWEYI; encoded by the exons ATGAAGGCCACATTCTTTACGCTGGGCGTTTTTGCCAGCACAGCCCTTGCTGCCGGGACAACACTTCCACAAGGATGGTTCACCTTCCAACCCAACGAAAAGATCAAGCATACTCAGTTCAAGGGCAAGCCGCGATATCTCACTTGGATGGCCGACTCTCAAATCCAGCACGGAGTTGAGCCTACACTTGCTTATACAGTCTCTGCCTTTTACTCGGGGATCCTTCTGGCTTATGAGAGGACGAGGGATAAAAAGTATTTCGACTATGTCAAACGCGGAGCTGACATTCTCCTTTACCCTGAGCACGATGGCACCGTCCTTATGTACAATAACAGCAATTCCATCGATGATATCCGCATTGGCCACACTTTTCTTGACATTTACAACGTCACAGGGGAAGACATTTACAAAAAAGCTGCAACCAACATGCGGAAGCAGATTGATCGCACAGGCCGCACGCCCGGTGGAGGTTTCTATCATCGTTACCCTGCCTACATTGACCAGATGTGGCTGGATGGTTTTTACATGCTGGATGTCTTCTATGCTCGTTGGACCTACGAGTTTGAGCCTGATAACACGACAGCATGGGACGACATTGCTTTACAATTCGATCTCATCGATGCTGCAACGAGGTCTAGCAAGCGTACCAAAGGATTACCGGTTCATGGGTTTGACGCCAGTAAGACTCAAGTCTGGGCAGATCCTGAAACCGGAGCTGCACCTCATGTCTGGAGTCGCGGCGTGGGTTGGTATATGATGTCTCTTGTGGACACGCTCGACTACTTCCCTGAGAAACACGAGGGCCGGAAGCGCTTGTTGACGTACCTACGCACTTTAGCCGATGCCCTCGTCGCGTCTCAAGACAAAAACACAAAGGGTTGGTGGCTCGTCATGGACCCTGGTATGGAGGGCAAGTCCGGAAACTACATTGAGAGTTCTGGCACAGCCATGTTTGTCAACGGCTTGTTCAAAGCCATCCGAAAGGGATACATCAAGGGCGACAAGTATCTCGAGGCGGCATTGACTGGGTACGATTTGATGACTTCCACGTTTGCTCAGCCTCGCCCGCATGATGGGGCATTGGCTTGGGAGTGGACAGTTCAAACCGGTAGCCTGAGTTCCAATGGCACTTTTGAG TATTACGCCAGTATGCCTCTGTTTGAGAATGACCTCAAGGGAGTAGCCCCGTTTCTGTTCTCTAGCTATGA GTTTGTCTTCGAATGGGAGTACATATAA
- a CDS encoding hypothetical protein (TransMembrane:12 (i21-39o76-95i107-127o133-151i163-183o195-215i289-307o327-351i358-376o396-422i434-454o466-485i)), giving the protein MARPNMIKATKRAIKDSPREIFNWYLLACTCVWSFSGVAKGFDEGNIASLVIMDIFKEHFGIDNQTDHEYANTKGWIVSIATAGAVFGCLGCVWLTQRFGRTRTFQFFTVVYMAGIFGQTFSNNLGVLYATRVISGIGIGATTVLPSVYIAEISPQPIRGLLTLQYTCCQQLGVVFGFFFNYGVTKYHAGTSLQWQLPTALQLIPALIWGVGTFFTPETPRFLLSQNKKTEALAVLSRFRGLPEDHPYVQAEFQGIESQLNHEIEVVAGANTIDLVKETFSDISNRRRFTLMFACHVLGQWSGANAITQYSPTIFGYLGIAGTEARFLATGCYAILKFVSVLLFSVFVIDFIGRRRSLMTGITIQILTLAFVGAYLKVTNGLTPEDIESSSSTMAASRAAIAAIYIHAIGWSIGWFSIPYLVSAEVFPIRIRSINVATLMAVHWAMYFGCSRAMPSLLAATERYGAFMFFLSIATCSLIYVYFAMPETSGRSLESMDKLFERPWYTVHKIAYPTVDDLKPAAREIIEPDMKDQESVVSKHIENRY; this is encoded by the exons ATGGCGCGACCAAATATGATCAAGGCCACGAAAAGGGCCATCAAAGATAGTCCAAGAGAAATCTTCAATTGGTATCTTCTAGCTTGCACATGTGTCTGGAGTTTCTCAGGTGTTGCCAAAGGTTTCGATGAAGGTAACATTGCGTCTCTCGTCATCATGGACATTTTCAAAGAGCATTTCGGAATCGATAACCAAACCGACCACGAGTATGCCAATACAAAAGGCTGGATCGTATCGATTGCCACAGCGGGAGCCGTATTTGGCTGTCTAGGTTGTGTGTGGCTCACGCAGCGGTTTGGAAGAACACGAACGTTTCAGTTCTTCACTGTTGTGTATATGGCTGGCATCTTTGGTCAGACCTTCAGTAACAATCTCGGTGTCCTTTACGCCACACGCGTCATCTCTGGAATAGGGATTGGCGCGACTACTGTTCTTCCTTCAGTCTACATCGCAGAG ATATCTCCCCAACCGATCCGCGGGCTCTTGACTCTTCAGTATACATGCTGCCAACAGCTCGGTGTCGTCTTTGGTTTCTTCTTTAACTACGGCGTCACGAAATACCATGCCGGAACGAGCCTCCAATGGCAACTACCCACTGCTCTACAACTGATCCCCGCCTTGATCTGGGGTGTTGGTACATTCTTTACTCCTGAGACAcctcgctttctcttgaGTCAGAATAAGAAGACAGAAGCCTTGGCTGTCCTCTCACGTTTCCGAGGACTTCCTGAGGATCATCCTTATGTTCAAGCCGAGTTTCAAGGTATCGAGTCACAGCTCAATCACGAAATCGAGGTTGTGGCTGGGGCCAACACCATCGATCTGGTCAAAGAGACATTCTCTGATATCAGCAACCGTCGCCGATTCACCCTCATGTTTGCATGTCATGTTCTTGGGCAATGGTCTGGAGCAAATGCGATAACGCAGTATTCTCCAACGATCTTTGGATATCTTGGAATCGCTGGTACTGAAGCACGTTTTCTGGCGACAGGTTGCTATGCGATTTTGAAGTTTGTCTCGGTCCTGCTGTTCTCCGTTTTCGTCATCGATTTCATCGGCCGACGCCGGTCCCTCATGACTGGGATTACCATTCAGATATTGACTTTGGCATTCGTTGGAGCTTACCTCAAAGTCACCAACGGCTTGACACCCGAGGACATTGAGTCTAGCTCCTCCACCATGGCGGCTAGTCGTGCTGCTATCGCAGCCATCTACATTCACGCCATCGGCTGGTCTATCGGATGGTTCTCCATTCCATACCTCGTGTCCGCCGAAGTCTTTCCCATCCGTATCCGCTCCATAAATGTAGCAACGTTGATGGCGGTGCACTGGGCCATGTATTTCGGCTGTTCGCGGGCTATGCCTTCACTGTTGGCTGCGACTGAGAGATATGGCGCTTTCATGTTTTTCTTGAGCATCGCCACTTGCTCGCTTATCTATGTTTACTTCGCCATGCCTGAAACCTCTGGAAGGTCTCTCGAGAGTATGGACAAGCTATTTGAGAGACCTTGGTACACTGTACACAAGATTGCATATCCTACGGTGGACGATCTGAAGCCTGCTGCTCGTGAGATTATTGAGCCAGATATGAAGGACCAGGAGTCTGTTGTGTCAAAACATATTGAGAACCGCTACTAA